One part of the Torulaspora delbrueckii CBS 1146 chromosome 8, complete genome genome encodes these proteins:
- the TDEL0H01330 gene encoding uncharacterized protein has translation MSQARKKSVQDIEPWKQETTEMEHAKLLKSVKSLSAKIDEYLKRYPMADDAELPATTTEKFGLKPSYKANKPRPHSAVESSSNQLTDHRSISSTIDSNSLPLSDDPHTTKDLKERPKRLRNSFKNDQTAPKIRKTSKQDEDILNADFIAL, from the coding sequence ATGTCGCaagcaagaaagaaatctgTTCAGGATATAGAACCCTGGAAACAAGAGACGACCGAAATGGAACATGCAAAATTACTGAAGTCAGTAAAATCGCTATCAGCCAAGATAGATGAGTATCTGAAACGTTATCCAATGGCCGATGACGCTGAACTACCGGCTACAACCACAGAGAAATTCGGCCTGAAACCTTCATATAAAGCGAATAAACCAAGACCACATTCGGCGGTCGAGTCGAGCTCGAATCAACTCACTGATCATCGATCGATATCGAGCACTATAGATTCTAATTCTCTGCCACTCTCAGATGATCCTCATACAACAAAGGACCTCAAAGAACGTCCAAAAAGGCTACGaaattcattcaaaaaCGACCAAACAGCACCCAAAATACGAAAGACCTCCAAGCAGGATGAGGATATCCTAAATGCAGACTTCATCGCTCTATAG
- the GCN3 gene encoding translation initiation factor eIF2B subunit alpha (similar to Saccharomyces cerevisiae GCN3 (YKR026C); ancestral locus Anc_1.263) yields the protein MSEFSITETYLKFLKEDPDMTMPIAAIESLVTLLRVKNPETAAEMINTIKSAANELTQSIPNSISLKAGCDIFMRFVLRNTHLYGDWENCKEHLIENGQLFVSRAKLTRDKVAQIGVDFISDDDIILVHGFSRAVYSLLKHAAEKFIRFRCVVTECRPTSQGEQLYSLLQEKGIPVIMVVDGAVGAVIDQVDKVFVGAEGVAESGGIINVVGTYSVGVLAQNARKPFYVVTECHKFVRMFPLSPDDLSMQGKSLDFTRKSDEEDQQEILRGPRLDYTAQEYITALITDLGVLTPSAVSEELIKMWYD from the coding sequence ATGTCGGAATTCAGCATCACCGAGACCTatttgaagttcttgaaggaaGATCCAGATATGACTATGCCGATTGCTGCTATAGAGTCATTAGTCACATTACTGCGAGTCAAGAATCCCGAGACAGCAGCAGAAATGATCAACACAATCAAGTCCGCAGCAAACGAGCTGACACAATCTATTCCAAAttccatctctttgaaagctggATGTGATATCTTTATGCGTTTTGTGCTAAGAAATACACATCTATATGGTGATTGGGAAAATTGTAAAGAACATTTGATCGAGAATGGTCAGCTGTTTGTTTCCAGGGCAAAGCTTACCAGAGATAAAGTTGCACAGATAGGTGTCGATTTCATATCTGATGATGACATTATCTTAGTACATGGATTCTCAAGAGCAGTTTACTCGCTATTGAAGCATgcagctgaaaaattcattaGATTCAGATGTGTGGTGACAGAATGTAGGCCTACATCTCAAGGTGAACAATTATACTCGTTACTGCAAGAAAAGGGGATTCCAGTCATTATGGTCGTCGATGGGGCAGTCGGGGCTGTCATTGACCAAGTAGACAAGGTCTTCGTCGGTGCTGAAGGCGTAGCCGAGTCCGGTGGTATAATCAACGTTGTTGGTACTTACTCTGTTGGTGTGCTGGCCCAAAATGCAAGAAAGCCATTTTACGTGGTGACAGAGTGCCACAAGTTTGTGCGTATGTTCCCATTATCACCCGATGACTTGTCTATGCAAGGAAAATCGCTGGATTTCACTAGGAAgagtgatgaagaggacCAGCAAGAAATTCTGCGTGGACCTAGACTGGACTACACGGCCCAAGAATATATAACAGCCTTGATAACAGATCTTGGAGTACTTACGCCCAGTGCCGTCTCGGAGGAATTGATTAAGATGTGGTACGACTGA
- the RPC37 gene encoding DNA-directed RNA polymerase III subunit C37 (similar to Saccharomyces cerevisiae RPC37 (YKR025W); ancestral locus Anc_1.262) yields the protein MSSENQLFVTDEDDKVQDDEVMDESENIVPQAKSEETYIDDEEDPVIQEFPLNVAGRDETLHILQYANKPKKMGGKAADHPLIGAARYKPNSSVWELDVPVDEAAFYNKSRAEENWGEANIQTLRGVGVENEGQYAGFVSNGQIYLLSVEKVAQLRPFFKYIDKVSTERKQDDAKRNANPASQKSQVVTMSVRSVNDQTQNRLAGSLLAHKVADEEEATEMSWVENTFEAFKESVVADAAAHVLQPVGDAKEYEEYS from the coding sequence ATGAGTTCAGAGAATCAATTGTTTGTGACGGACGAGGACGATAAAGTacaagatgatgaggtAATGGATGAGTCCGAGAATATTGTGCCGCAGGCTAAAAGTGAAGAAACATAtattgatgacgaagaagaccCTGTGATCCAGGAGTTCCCACTGAATGTTGCTGGGAGAGACGAGACTTTACACATATTACAGTATGCGAATAAACCTAAGAAAATGGGAGGGAAAGCAGCGGATCATCCGCTCATCGGAGCCGCAAGATACAAACCGAATTCTTCGGTATGGGAATTGGATGTTCCAGTAGATGAAGCTGCATTTTACAACAAATCGAGGGCTGAAGAAAATTGGGGTGAGGCAAATATACAGACTTTGCGAGGAGTTGGTGTGGAGAATGAGGGACAGTACGCTGGATTTGTTTCTAACGGACAAATCTACCttctttctgttgaaaaggttgCTCAATTGAGACCGTTCTTCAAATATATTGACAAAGTTAGTACGGAACGAAAACAAGATGATGCTAAGAGGAATGCAAATCCTGCTTCCCAAAAATCTCAAGTTGTTACTATGTCAGTTAGGAGTGTTAATGATCAAACGCAGAATAGGCTTGCCGGATCACTGCTGGCGCACAAAGTAgctgacgaagaagaagcaacGGAAATGTCATGGGTCGAAAATACTTTTGAAGCATTTAAGGAATCGGTTGTCGCTGACGCCGCTGCGCATGTGCTCCAACCGGTGGGAGATGCAAAGGAATATGAGGAATATTCATAG
- the GSM1 gene encoding Gsm1p (similar to Saccharomyces cerevisiae YJL103C; ancestral locus Anc_1.260) — protein sequence MTKKLPVGQKQVRKPIQTACGFCHEKHLQCDVGRPCQNCLKRNIGYLCRDKVRKSRKRSSTWNATTGNTKILKKESSDLPKDDQPQSDDPVDSAPMCQESSGENEKSIGNLKLKSDDKVEEKVSVLPVPKMHSFTNLLSNNSNSFLHDPLIPNMLSSSIDIKHSNPQIYHAHRSLDFDSMWTNDEYMKLNDITGLDDKKSAEHPEDPLSTEKLPPIKRSSSSQLFKYLNVDGSIPRTDSRPYISLDMTKSGSISRFDNGKGDQSSHTDSSGPSPENIRKAELTPYKLRQLIKNPKDLFEKQHLITPHDYRTAYKDLLRCLHRMFLGSYVHSTIDDAALTNDEEFNHKRLLRKNQLKHIARSIVDRYAPIFVTLTSNMIEDDLLLQEIILQRTLLEFESMAKLLNCTPICIWRRSGEICFVSNEFASLTGFSKKEVLNERRFIAEFLDHQSVVNYYDLFHEYLAFGSNQCGKSTTTSDGQAIFGKCNLLLHSGSFLKCACCWTVKRDSFNISLLVMGQFLPIFEVD from the coding sequence ATGACAAAAAAGCTACCGGTGGGACAAAAACAAGTACGTAAACCTATACAGACGGCATGTGGATTCTGCCACGAGAAGCATCTCCAATGTGACGTTGGAAGGCCCTGTCAGAACTGTCTCAAGAGAAATATTGGGTATCTTTGCCGCGATAAAGTTAGGAAATCCAGGAAAAGGTCCTCGACATGGAATGCGACTACGGGAAATAcaaaaatattgaagaaggaatCCAGTGACTTACCGAAGGATGATCAACCACAATCCGATGATCCAGTTGATTCTGCCCCAATGTGTCAAGAATCAAGCGGAGAAAATGAGAAGAGCATTGgcaatttgaagctcaAGAGCGATGATAAGGTAGAGGAAAAAGTTTCAGTTTTGCCAGTTCCAAAAATGCACAGCTTCACAAATTTATTGAGCAATAATTCGAATTCTTTTCTACATGACCCATTGATTCCCAATATGCTCAGCAGCAGTATCGATATTAAGCATTCCAACCCACAAATTTATCATGCTCACAGGTCCTTAGACTTCGATAGCATGTGGACGAATGACGAATATATGAAACTGAATGATATTACGGGGCTGGATGATAAAAAATCTGCGGAGCACCCTGAAGATCCTTTGTCAACCGAAAAACTGCCGCCTATCAAAAGATCCTCCTCGTCACAACTGTTCAAATATTTAAATGTGGACGGTTCGATACCCAGAACTGATTCAAGGCCCTACATATCCTTGGATATGACCAAAAGTGGCAGTATAAGTCGATTTGATAACGGCAAAGGTGATCAATCCAGTCACACCGATTCTAGTGGTCCTTCACCTGAAAACATACGCAAGGCCGAATTAACGCCGTATAAATTGCGCCAGCTCATCAAAAACCCCAAGGATCTATTCGAAAAGCAGCACCTTATCACACCGCATGACTATCGAACCGCCtacaaagatcttttgcGGTGCTTGCACCGAATGTTTCTTGGCAGTTATGTGCATTCTACAATAGATGACGCCGCACTAACGAACGATGAGGAATTTAATCATAAAAGGCTGCTGAGGAAAAATCAACTGAAGCATATAGCTCGATCAATTGTGGATAGGTATGCGCCTATCTTTGTCACCTTAACCTCAAATATGATTGAAGACGATTTACTTTTACAGGAAATAATCCTGCAAAGAACTCTACtagaatttgaaagcatGGCGAAATTACTCAATTGTACCCCAATATGCATTTGGAGACGGTCTGGCGAAATCTGTTTTGTAAGTAACGAGTTTGCTTCTTTGACAGGgttttccaagaaagaagtCTTAAACGAGAGAAGATTCATAGCTGAGTTCCTGGACCATCAAAGTGTGGTCAATTATTATGATCTATTTCATGAATATCTGGCATTCGGATCTAATCAATGCGGTAAGTCAACGACTACCTCCGACGGCCAAGCAATTTTTGGCAAGTGCAACTTGCTGTTGCATAGTGGATCATTTCTAAAATGCGCCTGTTGCTGGACTGTGAAGAGAGATAGTTTTAATATATCTTTACTAGTCATGGGTCAGTTTTTACCCATCTTTGAGGTTGACTGA
- the DBP7 gene encoding putative ATP-dependent RNA helicase (similar to Saccharomyces cerevisiae DBP7 (YKR024C); ancestral locus Anc_1.261) codes for MSDDDGMLLNFDTSGGTEERKSAKVTGGRWKDRRKLRMMMDGKAPSKRRRVEQGDEGREQTKRRTEKEPSAVNTAAQEIKKAAPVANAQIVSSLFTSNREISTSVNTNAHDEDAVKKPSNAPLSMETFESLGVQEMLVSHLKDKMRIQKPTSIQKLVFSHMLLSGKSADGDLFINAQTGSGKTLAYLLPIVSRILRMNVRVDRKSGCFALIVAPTRELASQIYSVASMLTNCCHYLVPCLLIGGERKKSEKARLRKGCNFIIGTPGRILDHLQNTKVIREQLSHSLRYFVMDEGDKLMELGFEETIRDILNIIHEVPVNTERFPQLPTRIVHILCSATMQNGAAKLGDVALQNYKLISSRKIENDDAITEAPEQLLQKIVVVPPKLRLVTLAAELDEIHRKHKQLQDGVTSRTMVFLSCSDSVEFHHETFSTNDLYHRNLVGESVRLLDKGNNILPSFKSDEEPGVIFYKLHGSLSQPIRTSTLESFAKDTPTTKGKHLIMFCTDVASRGLDLPHVGTVLEVDPPFSTEDHLHRVGRTARAGQGGEALLFLLPGEEEGYLGKIKSYHPKGWKLLKYDDDLLKPAFEQVNVRRSDKDDKQDDTVLEWDTNATTWHLNVERRVLEDSNFKSLAIKAFTSHIRAYATHISEEKPFFNIKFLHLGHLAKSFGLRERPKGIGAQHSKDRDSVKKPKENSKNKMFRLARMAVKESASEFNY; via the coding sequence ATGAGTGACGATGACGGTATGCTGTTGAATTTCGATACAAGTGGTGGTACGGAGGAGAGAAAGTCTGCCAAGGTGACAGGCGGCAGGTGGAAAGATAGACGTAAGttgagaatgatgatggatGGCAAGGCTCCaagcaagagaagaagagtagAGCAGGGGGATGAGGGAAGAGAGCAAACTAAGCGCAGAACAGAGAAAGAGCCATCGGCAGTGAATACTGCAGCACAGGAGATTAAGAAGGCTGCCCCAGTGGCCAACGCTCAGATAGTTTCGTCTCTTTTCACTTCGAACCGTGAGATTTCAACTTCTGTAAATACAAATGCACATGATGAAGATGCGGTAAAGAAACCTTCGAACGCCCCGCTTTCAATGGAAACCTTTGAGTCTCTTGGAGTCCAAGAGATGTTGGTCAGTCATTTGAAGGACAAGATGAGGATTCAAAAACCAACGAGTATTCAGAAGTTGGTGTTCTCACACATGCTCCTATCTGGAAAAAGTGCAGACGGTGAtttgttcatcaatgcGCAAACTGGGTCCGGTAAGACACTTGCGTATCTGCTGCCAATAGTGTCCCGAATTTTGCGTATGAACGTCAGGGTCGATAGAAAATCAGGGTGTTTCGCATTAATCGTAGCACCTACTCGTGAGTTGGCCTCACAGATTTACTCTGTGGCATCGATGCTCACCAATTGTTGTCATTACCTAGTTCCATGCCTGTTAATCGGTGGAGAGCGTAAGAAATCCGAAAAGGCAAGGCTAAGAAAGGGTTGTAATTTTATTATTGGTACTCCAGGTCGTATACTGGATCATTTACAGAATACCAAGGTGATCCGTGAACAGTTGAGTCACTCGTTGAGATATTTTGTGATGGATGAAGGTGATAAGCTGATGGAACTCggttttgaagagactattagagatatcttgaatatcatCCATGAGGTCCCAGTCAACACAGAGCGATTCCCTCAATTGCCCACTAGAATCGTACACATTTTGTGTAGTGCCACTATGCAGAATGGAGCGGCTAAGTTAGGAGACGTCGCTCTGCAGAATTACAAACTGATAAGCAGCCGTAAGATTGAAAACGATGATGCCATCACTGAAGCACCAGAACAATTGTTACAGAagattgttgttgttccaCCAAAGCTACGACTTGTCACATTGGCAGCTGAGCTAGATGAAATCCATAGGAAACATAAACAACTACAAGATGGTGTCACCTCAAGAACCATGGTCTTTTTATCCTGTTCCGACAGTGTTGAGTTCCATCACGAAACgttttcaacaaatgaTTTGTACCATCGTAACCTGGTAGGTGAAAGTGTAAGGCTGCTGGATAAAGGTAATAACATACTGCCAAGTTTTAAGAGTGATGAAGAGCCAGGTGTGATTTTTTACAAATTGCATGGTTCTCTATCGCAACCAATCAGAACATCAACGTTAGAATCTTTTGCCAAGGACACCCCCACTACAAAAGGTAAACATCTCATCATGTTCTGTACAGATGTGGCAAGTAGAGGTCTGGATCTTCCTCATGTTGGTACTGTGCTCGAAGTAGATCCACCATTCTCGACCGAGGACCATCTTCACAGAGTTGGTCGTACCGCTCGTGCTGGCCAGGGCGGTGAAGCCTTACTGTTCCTACTTCCcggtgaagaagagggcTACCTGGgcaagatcaaatcataTCACCCCAAGGGATGGAAATTACTCAAGTACGACGACGATTTGCTAAAACCGGCATTTGAGCAGGTGAATGTCAGGAGAAGTGACAAGGACGACAAGCAAGATGATACTGTCCTTGAATGGGACACCAATGCTACAACATGGCATTTAAACGTCGAAAGACGTGTTCTTGAAGACTctaatttcaaatcactaGCCATCAAGGCCTTTACAAGCCACATCCGAGCCTACGCGACCCATATCTCAGAAGAGAAACCTTTCTTTAACATTAAGTTTCTCCACCTGGGTCATTTGGCCAAGAGTTTTGGTTTAAGGGAGAGACCTAAAGGTATTGGTGCTCAACATTCGAAGGACAGAGACTCGGTCAAGAAGCCCAAGGAGAATTCCAAGAACAAGATGTTCCGTCTAGCGCGTATGGCTGTCAAGGAGAGTGCCAGCGAGTTTAATTATTGA
- the SDS22 gene encoding type 1 protein phosphatase-activating protein SDS22 (similar to Saccharomyces cerevisiae SDS22 (YKL193C); ancestral locus Anc_4.298), which translates to MNVASTPVEGKKRGNGSLEVQQVDDPNVDYITADSELTEDLPDDAESIDLIHLKIQSLEDLKLYRFTRLASLCLRQNLIESISEVEVLPVDTFKDLDLYDNRIKHISSNISKLVNLENLDLSFNKIKHIKNVEQLINLKNLYFVQNKISVIENLSTLKKLVNLELGGNRIDEILPDSFIGLENLEELWLGKNSIRTLVHLNPLKSLKILSIQANRLTKIEGLEELENLEELYISHNFVTKIDGLSNNHKLTTLDVTSNKITKVENLSHLKNLTDLWASFNQIDQTFEEVGDELRGLPAFETIYLEGNPIQRNNETSYRRKLVMNLGPSLQKIDATFVRG; encoded by the coding sequence ATGAACGTGGCAAGCACCCCAGTAGAGGGTAAAAAGAGGGGAAATGGTTCCCTTGAAGTGCAACAAGTGGATGATCCAAATGTGGACTACATCACTGCAGATTCAGAGCTCACTGAAGATTTACCGGATGATGCagaatcaattgatttgattcATCTGAAAATCCAGTCTCTCGAGGACTTGAAACTTTACAGGTTTACGAGATTGGCTAGTTTATGTCTCAGACAAAACTTGATAGAAAGCATAAGTGAAGTGGAAGTACTACCAGTGGACACattcaaagatcttgatctttacGACAACCGAATCAAGCATATTTCAAGCAACATCAGCAAGTTGGTCAATTTAGAAAATTTGGACCTTTCATTCAATAAGATTAAGCATATCAAGAATGTGGAACAGTTGAttaatttgaagaatctcTATTTTGTTCAGAACAAGATTTCGGTGATTGAGAACTTATCCACTTTAAAGAAGCTAGTCAATTTAGAGCTTGGTGGGAACAGAATCGACGAGATCCTCCCAGATTCCTTCATAGGactggaaaatttggaagaattgtGGTTAGGAAAAAACTCGATTAGAACTTTAGTTCATTTGAACCCTTTAAAATCACTTAAGATTCTGTCTATTCAGGCAAACAGGTTGACGAAGATTGAAGGATTAGAAGAACTGGAAAATCTCGAAGAGCTTTACATTTCCCACAACTTTGTCACCAAGATCGACGGCTTGAGCAACAATCACAAACTGACGACTTTAGACGTTACTTCCAACAAGATTACAAAGGTCGAGAATTTGTCACatctcaaaaatctcacCGATCTGTGGGCATCCTTCAACCAGATTGACCAAACCTTCGAGGAGGTGGGTGATGAACTAAGAGGATTGCCTGCTTTTGAGACGATCTACTTGGAAGGTAACCCAATCCAAAGAAATAATGAAACATCTTACAGGAGAAAACTCGTAATGAATTTGGGTCCCTCGTTACAGAAAATAGATGCAACTTTTGTGCGTGGATGA
- the ACP1 gene encoding acyl carrier protein (similar to Saccharomyces cerevisiae ACP1 (YKL192C); ancestral locus Anc_4.297): MFRTTLRAASPIASRAISRPLVAKSAFIGASKFVAPIRFYTAAPVDKKEITSRVIDVIKAFDKTAASSEVTGQTYFHKDLGLDSLDTVELLVAIEEEFDIEIPDKVADDLKSVGETVDYIASNPEAN; encoded by the coding sequence ATGTTCAGAACTACATTGCGTGCTGCTAGTCCAATTGCATCCAGAGCGATCTCTAGACCCCTAGTTGCCAAGAGTGCATTTATTGGTGCTTCCAAATTCGTGGCACCAATTCGTTTCTACACAGCTGCTCCTGTagacaagaaagagatcaCCTCTAGAGTTATTGATGTGATCAAGGCCTTTGACAAGACTGCTGCATCTTCCGAGGTGACTGGTCAGACTTATTTCCATAAGGATTTGGGATTAGACTCTTTAGATACAGTTGAGTTATTAGTtgctattgaagaagagtttgacaTCGAGATCCCTGATAAAGTGGCAGATGACTTAAAAAGTGTCGGTGAGACCGTTGATTACATTGCTTCAAACCCTGAAGCCAACTAA
- the RQT4 gene encoding Rqt4p (similar to Saccharomyces cerevisiae YKR023W; ancestral locus Anc_1.259): MTKSQAIQYALKKVPQILPLEEDDVKNLCEQVLKASESNSESIAQGFLEFLGHDDLAFEFVIGFNDIFSQEEAKPQVTPHPRVEQKKVSSVEPIKEVKQEKKLQHVPQEKPKKYEKSKLKAKRNQLIHEIDEVWKFLELEHNEKDVKKYACDCQGNIHPLFEAAPNCLSCGKIICAKEGLHLGRCTFCATEFIPLEERLKIVQLLKKEKEELSKESTHKEQTTQRPIHKKKYANAFKISSGMGTNLFSEQDKLFDLIERQRERERKREEVLRDKEEEEKKEVEAQKRQQRESETDPELLEAQDRLDKLLHFQDTSAERTKIIDNASDFSISNDSGVWGSAQERALMLKKQQRNLRKWEKLENERNGKRDKYVVSMDIGANGKVVMKEVLKNNGKSTADSDDDIEEISDEEDSNDLKEIHQLKGAIDSTKNEQKSALQSKVWDYEKDKKQFEPPKYIEDSRLEEQTNHEDDKTTTRERAPRVQIDQEGENLWDMIA, translated from the coding sequence ATGACAAAGTCGCAAGCTATTCAATACgccttgaagaaagttcCACAGATCCTGCCActtgaagaggatgatgttAAAAACCTGTGTGAGCAGGTGTTAAAGGCGAGTGAATCGAATTCAGAGTCAATTGCACAAGGGTTTCTCGAGTTTTTAGGCCATGATGACTTGGCCTTTGAATTTGTGATTGGTTTTAACGATATATTCTCTCAGGAAGAAGCTAAGCCGCAAGTCACACCTCATCCTAGGGTGGagcagaagaaagtgtCCTCAGTGGAACCTATAAAGGAAGTCaagcaagagaagaaactgcAACATGTACCGCAGGAAAAGCCAAAAAAGTATGAGAAATCGAAACTTAAGGCCAAGAGAAACCAGTTAATAcatgaaattgatgaggTTTGGAAATTCCTCGAACTTGAACATAATGAAAAGGATGTGAAAAAATACGCTTGTGACTGTCAGGGGAATATTCATCCATTGTTCGAAGCGGCCCCAAATTGTCTATCATGTGGGAAGATAATATGTGCCAAAGAAGGGCTGCATCTGGGTAGGTGTACATTTTGTGCAACTGAGTTCATACCGCTAGAAGAAAGACTAAAGATCGTGCAACTACTaaagaaggagaaagaagaactgtCAAAGGAGTCAACTCACAAAGAACAAACGACACAAAGGCCCATTcataaaaaaaaatatgcTAACGCATTTAAAATCTCATCAGGAATGGGTACCAATCTATTCTCCGAGCAGGACAAGTTATTCGACCTAATCGAAAGGCAAAGAGAACGTGAAAGAAAACGAGAAGAGGTACTTCGTGACaaggaggaggaggagaagaaagaggtGGAGGCTCAAAAGAGACAACAACGAGAATCAGAGACAGATCCTGAATTGCTTGAGGCACAAGATCGTTTGGATAAACTTCTACATTTTCAGGATACATCTGCCGAACGTACAAAAATTATCGATAACGCCAGCGATTTCAGTATTTCCAATGATAGTGGTGTGTGGGGTAGTGCACAAGAGCGTGCTCTAATGTTAAAGAAACAGCAACGCAATTTGAGAAAATGGGAGAAATTAGAGAATGAGAGAAATGGGAAGCGTGATAAATATGTGGTCAGTATGGATATTGGTGCTAACGGTAAAGTGGTAATGAAGGAagtattgaagaataatgGAAAAAGTACAGCTGATTCGGATGACGATATCGAAGAAAtaagtgatgaagaagattcaaatgatttgaaagaaattcacCAATTGAAGGGAGCCATAGATTCAACGAAGAACGAGCAAAAGTCTGCTTTGCAATCGAAAGTTTGGGATTACgagaaggataagaaaCAGTTCGAACCTCCAAAATATATTGAAGACTCTCGTCTGGAAGAGCAAACAAACcatgaagatgacaaaACCACTACTCGGGAGCGGGCACCCAGGGTGCAAATCGATCAAGAGGGCGAAAATCTATGGGACATGATTGCATAA